The following nucleotide sequence is from Pedobacter sp. PACM 27299.
ATTTAAATGGTTTGATGTAAATTCCCGATAAGGATATGGTTGTATTTAGTTCTTTAGATAAATAATCAGCTGCTTTTTTTGCGACAAAAGTCTGCACAGGCTTGAATTGAAGCGCGAATAATAGAATCGCAACTAGTAATAACACTGATGCAACAAACCAAAGAAGTATTTTTAATAGTTTTTTAATAGTTTTGTAGCTTAATAATAATAATCATTGTGCCAATAATCCTCGCTATAGAATCTTCTTGTGATGAAACTTCGGTTGCTATTTGTAACAACGGCAAAATTACTGCCAATGTTATTGCAAACCAAACAATTCATGAAAATTATGGTGGTGTAATCCCTGAACTTGCTTCAAGGGTGCATCAACAAAATATTGTCCCTGTTATACAGCAAGCCTTAATTAATGCTAATGTAGACAAAAAGGAGCTAAATGCTGTCGCTTTTACCCGTGGACCTGGCTTATTAGGCTCATTATTAGTCGGAGTTTCATTTGCTAAATCGTTCGCTTTGGCGTTAAATTTACCACTAATTGCCGTAAATCATATGCATGCACATATTTTGGCTCACTTTATTGATGATCCAAAACCTGCTTTTCCTTTTTTATGTCTGACAGTTTCTGGCGGTCACACTCAGATTGTGTTGGTAAAGGATTATTTTGATATGGAAATTGTGGGGGAGACACTTGATGATGCCGCAGGAGAAGCGTTTGATAAAACTGCAAAAATTTTAAACCTTCCATATCCTGGTGGACCATTGATTGATCGGCATGCGAAATCAGGAAATCCTCTGGCATTTAAATTTCCAGAACCTCAGATTAAAGAGCTGGATTTTAGTTTTAGCGGTTTAAAAACGTCTATCTTATATTTCATCCGAAAGCAAGAAAAGGAAAACCCTGACTTTATATCGGAACATTTAGATGATATTTGCGCTTCAGTTCAATATAGTATTGTTCATATTTTGTTGAACAAATTGAAGAAGGCTGCTCAACAATATGGAATTAAGGAAATTGCAATTGCTGGTGGGGTTTCTGCAAATAGTGGCTTACGTGATGGATTGGAAAAAACAGCTATGGACTTAGGTTGGAATGTTTATATTCCAGCTTTCGAATATTGCACGGATAATGCAGCAATGATTGCTATTGCGGGTTATCAGAAATACTTAAATGCGGATTTTGTGGGACAGGATACTGCGCCATTATCCAGAATGAATTTTTAATATAAGAACAGCTAATTATGAGTGCTACGAGTTTTATTTTTTTCGGCTTAATGCTGATTCCCTTCATCATTTTTATCATTTGGTTGATAAAACAGGATAAACAGAAAAATTACCTTGGTTTAGCTGTTTTGCTAGCTGCAATTATTGTAGCCATTATTGTGGCTATTTATGTTGATGCAAAATACATGAAACTTCAGTAGTCCATCAAGATTCATTTAATGGATCCAGAAGATAAACATAAAAAAAGGGGTGATCAATTGATCACCCCTTTTTTTATGTTACGCCCATTAGGCATTCAGCATTATGCTTGTGCAGGAAGTTCTTCCAGTTTATCACCGGTTACTTCTGCTCTGATTTTTGCTTCAATTTCTTCAGATAATTCAGGGTTATCCAATAACAATTGTTTTACCGCATCTCTTCCCTGACCAAGTTTCGTTTCTCCATAGGAGAACCAAGAACCTGCTTTTTTAATGATATTAAAATCAACACCTAAGTCGATAATTTCACCTACTTTAGAAATACCTTCTCCGAACATAATGTCGAATTCAGCAATCCTGAAAGGCGGAGCAACTTTATTTTTTACAATTTTTACTTTTACTCTATTTCCAGAAACTTCATCAGAATCTTTAATTTGAGAAGTTCTACGGATATCTAAACGTACTGATGCATAGAATTTTAATGCATTACCACCAGTAGTAGTTTCCGGGTTACCGAACATCACACCAATTTTTTCACGTAATTGGTTGATGAAAATACAGCAACATCCTGTTTTTGCAATCGTTCCGGTTAGTTTACGCAATGCCTGTGACATTAAACGTGCTTGTAATCCCATTTTAGAATCACCCATTTCGCCTTCAATCTCTGCCTTTGGTACCAATGCCGCAACAGAGTCAATTACAATGACATCAATAGCTCCTGATCTGATCAGGTTATCAGCGATCTCTAAAGCCTGCTCGCCATTGTCTGGTTGAGAAATCAATAGGTTATCTACATCAACGCCTAATTTCTTTGCATAATTTTTATCAAATGCATGTTCTGCATCGATAAAAGCTGCAATTCCACCCTTTTTCTGCGCTTCTGCAATAATATGCGTTGCTAAAGTTGTTTTACCAGACGATTCAGGACCGTATATTTCTATTACTCTTCCTTTTGGAACACCACCAATGCCTAAAGCAATGTCTAAACTGATAGATCCTGTGGAAATAGATTCAATAGGCTCTACAGCATTGTCGCCTAATTTCATTACGGTACCCTTACCATAAGACTTCTCTAACTTATCTAAAGTAAGTTGTAATGCTTTTAATTTGTCTGCGTTTACGCTCATATTGTTAAATTCTGGGAGTAAGATAAAATATTACCGTTGGAAGAACAAATAACCTTACTTACATGCTAATTATCTTAGCAAAGATAACGATTGTTTAATGTAAAGCAAGAAATAAAATAATTATTATTTGATCAAGCCAGTGTGTCGCTAATTATTTTAGTTTTTTTATTATTTTGTTGAAAATATTTACAAATATTGGTGATCTCACAAATGCTGCATTTCGGGGATCTGGCCAGGCAAACATACCTTCCATGTAAAATTAGCCAGTGGTGAGCCACATGAATGGTGTGCTCAGGTAGGTGCTTTACCAGGTCTTTTTCTACAGCGAGCGGCGTTTTTCCTGCTGAGAGGCCGATTCTCCTGGAAACTCTATACACATGGGTATCTACAGCCATTGCAGGAGCATTGTAAATGACAGATGCGATTACGTTTGCCGTTTTTCGACCTACACCCGGCATCTTTTGTAATTGGTCAATATCAGAAGGAACCACATTATTAAAATCATTTAATAACATTTGGGCCATTCCTACCAGGTGTTTTGCCTTGTTATTCGGGTAACTCACACTTCTAATGTAATCAAAAACGATATCTGGAGTAACCTCAGACAAGGCTTTTGCATTTGGAAAACGTTGAAAAAGTGCAGGTGTTACCTGATTGATTCGTTTATCCGTGCATTGAGCAGAAAGAATTACGGCCACTAATAATTGGTATGGATTATTGTAATGCAATTCCGTTTCAGCATCTGGCTGTTTGGCTGCAAAGTGTTCGACAAAAAGTTTGTACCGGTCTTTTTTGAGCATGCGCAAATATAATGAGAAGAACTTAGGAAGGATTCATAAATCTACAGGAAAAAATAGCAAACTATAAATACTGGCTTACAGATGATGTACTATTCAAAATCGTCTGGCTGTCCTTCCTCCAGAATAGGTGGAAATGCTGAAGGAATATAGAAAAAACTGCTAATGAGTTGAAAATAAGCAGTAAAACATTTAAAATGAAAAAGCTGCCAGTAAATCTGGCAGCTTCAATTCGTTTTTAAATTACTTGGCTCTGGAGTAGGCTAAAATTTTCGCGATGGTTTCATCGGAAGGATTTTTCCTTAAGCCATCCAGTTGGGGCCTAATTTGGTCATAGAACATCGTATCGAGTTCTATAACTACATCTGCAGCAGGTTTTTCCTGCTTTTGCACTGAGCAATTTAACTGGTTAAAAGAAGTAAAAGTTTCCATCATAAGCAACAATAAATGTTCGTTCACTAATATAAACGTTATTGTTTTACATTTATTTTAACCTAAACTACATTTTATGTAACTAGTTTGTTGCATCTTTTCCGGCGCATTACCTCGATTTTTCAGAAGGGGAGTATTGCTGATTTAAAGGGCGAATTACAACTCATTCGACCTGTAATATCAACAATTATCAAATGAGAGTAAACGATCTTTAATATGGATTTATCAGGAAATTTCTTTCACTTTCATCATTTTTCTTAGATTACTCAAAGCATAGCGCATCCTTCCCAAGGCGGTATTAATGCTTACGTCTGTAAGTTCTGCAATTTCTTTAAAACTCAGATCGGCATAATGGCGCATAATGAGCACTTCTTTCTGATCATCCGGCAATAAATGAATCATTGCGCGAAGGTCAAAATGTGTTTGTTCTCTCAGCATCTTTTCTTCAGCACTTTCTTCATGAATCTGAAGTAAGTTAAAGATGTCTGTACCGTCGGCGCTAGTAATGATAGGTGCACGTTTTTCACGTCTAAAATAATCGATCACTAAGTTATGCGCAATTCTCATTACCCAAGGTAAGAATTTACCTTCTTCATTGTATCGACCAGATCTAAGCGTATTGATCACCTTTATAAAAGCATCCTGAAAAATATCCTCTGCGAGGTATTGATCTTTTA
It contains:
- the tsaD gene encoding tRNA (adenosine(37)-N6)-threonylcarbamoyltransferase complex transferase subunit TsaD encodes the protein MPIILAIESSCDETSVAICNNGKITANVIANQTIHENYGGVIPELASRVHQQNIVPVIQQALINANVDKKELNAVAFTRGPGLLGSLLVGVSFAKSFALALNLPLIAVNHMHAHILAHFIDDPKPAFPFLCLTVSGGHTQIVLVKDYFDMEIVGETLDDAAGEAFDKTAKILNLPYPGGPLIDRHAKSGNPLAFKFPEPQIKELDFSFSGLKTSILYFIRKQEKENPDFISEHLDDICASVQYSIVHILLNKLKKAAQQYGIKEIAIAGGVSANSGLRDGLEKTAMDLGWNVYIPAFEYCTDNAAMIAIAGYQKYLNADFVGQDTAPLSRMNF
- the recA gene encoding recombinase RecA; the protein is MSVNADKLKALQLTLDKLEKSYGKGTVMKLGDNAVEPIESISTGSISLDIALGIGGVPKGRVIEIYGPESSGKTTLATHIIAEAQKKGGIAAFIDAEHAFDKNYAKKLGVDVDNLLISQPDNGEQALEIADNLIRSGAIDVIVIDSVAALVPKAEIEGEMGDSKMGLQARLMSQALRKLTGTIAKTGCCCIFINQLREKIGVMFGNPETTTGGNALKFYASVRLDIRRTSQIKDSDEVSGNRVKVKIVKNKVAPPFRIAEFDIMFGEGISKVGEIIDLGVDFNIIKKAGSWFSYGETKLGQGRDAVKQLLLDNPELSEEIEAKIRAEVTGDKLEELPAQA
- the nth gene encoding endonuclease III — its product is MLKKDRYKLFVEHFAAKQPDAETELHYNNPYQLLVAVILSAQCTDKRINQVTPALFQRFPNAKALSEVTPDIVFDYIRSVSYPNNKAKHLVGMAQMLLNDFNNVVPSDIDQLQKMPGVGRKTANVIASVIYNAPAMAVDTHVYRVSRRIGLSAGKTPLAVEKDLVKHLPEHTIHVAHHWLILHGRYVCLARSPKCSICEITNICKYFQQNNKKTKIISDTLA
- a CDS encoding RNA polymerase sigma factor codes for the protein MKLELYSDQDLVKSYLTGEESVLEELLKRHKSKIYTSIYLLVKDQYLAEDIFQDAFIKVINTLRSGRYNEEGKFLPWVMRIAHNLVIDYFRREKRAPIITSADGTDIFNLLQIHEESAEEKMLREQTHFDLRAMIHLLPDDQKEVLIMRHYADLSFKEIAELTDVSINTALGRMRYALSNLRKMMKVKEIS